One Chryseobacterium wanjuense genomic region harbors:
- a CDS encoding Fur family transcriptional regulator: MAKRNTITKQLILESLKSSKSAVSQEILQKELGETVDRATIYRVLNSFCEDGIVHKILGDDGKYYFAICVNCSEKKHKHNHFHFRCLTCGKIECLPNEMEVKLPQGYQSVNFNGFISGYCADCSN, encoded by the coding sequence ATGGCAAAGAGAAATACCATCACAAAACAACTGATCCTGGAGTCTTTAAAGAGCTCAAAATCGGCGGTAAGTCAGGAGATTTTACAGAAAGAATTGGGCGAAACGGTAGACCGGGCCACGATTTACAGAGTCCTGAACAGTTTCTGTGAAGATGGAATTGTGCATAAAATCCTAGGCGATGACGGGAAATATTATTTTGCCATCTGTGTGAATTGCTCAGAAAAAAAACACAAGCATAATCATTTCCATTTCAGATGCTTAACTTGTGGGAAAATAGAATGCTTACCTAATGAGATGGAAGTGAAATTGCCACAAGGCTATCAATCTGTGAATTTTAATGGTTTTATTTCGGGGTATTGCGCGGATTGTTCAAATTAA